Below is a genomic region from Xylanivirga thermophila.
TTTATTCTCTTCAGCAAATTTCCGAATCGAAAGGAATCCCCGAAGCATCATCTTCATCTGCTGACCGCTGTTGCCCTTTTGAAGTTCAGGTTCAAAATGGTTAATATCATATCCGCCAATGCAGCAGAGTGAAGCAAGCTGATCTGGATATTGATTTGCAAAATCCGATGCAAGCACAGCCCCAATCGAAACACCGACGAGATTGATTTTCCCAATCTTCTCCGCCTTCATTATCGCTGCAATGTTATCAGCAGTATCCGTGATTGATCCTTTTCCCAGCGAGCATCCATGACCAATCAGATTGAGCGCAATCACTTTGAAATGATTGCCGAAGTATTTCATCTGTTTATCAAAGCAAGAGTGGTCAGCAAAAGCAGGGTGAAGAAACAGAATGCTCGTTTCAGCGTCAGAATCATTTATCCAGTAATGGATTGATGTATTG
It encodes:
- a CDS encoding alpha/beta fold hydrolase — protein: MIKKRLDNTSIHYWINDSDAETSILFLHPAFADHSCFDKQMKYFGNHFKVIALNLIGHGCSLGKGSITDTADNIAAIMKAEKIGKINLVGVSIGAVLASDFANQYPDQLASLCCIGGYDINHFEPELQKGNSGQQMKMMLRGFLSIRKFAEENKKISAYTPEAQEQFYNMNLHFKKSSFRYLAPLGSLINKHETQERSYPLLIGVGEHDNEMAIKASKQWAETEPTARFVIFAGAGHIVNMDMPDAFNKELESLFQ